In Trichoderma atroviride chromosome 2, complete sequence, one DNA window encodes the following:
- a CDS encoding uncharacterized protein (EggNog:ENOG41~CAZy:GH31) — MTDFDEIKDRDPYTFIPADEFFNHFDNDLFDSCIRQPERASFDEADQPKIQINGEARNVFRYGKIFRLHEQLEGEPDEESLLLIEFVRPQVWRIRFNPAAASKCSFKDENSRAIACPSMSELITKLDGFEGLDWRVELISTVPSYYILQSVKAGAEKPEVQLWIQKSPFQITAIRPVKNSRIVEKFSMPSTIEEAIRSQVDLQPIQGVEKAVIWKTKPKPIKYVSRGSATILSVEAPATAHYMGFGEQGGRNLFKSNTYMNYFNFDNMKYQNVYGNGPLDEREPLYHTEPFWMEVASHIGFQSVLATMIDNYSHTCLDVRKTHQRTIRIATRFNEFNCMIVAADRISELLNVYTSIVGKPSLKPRYVLGYHQGCYGYDTKEAVLQCAQNYRDAQFPLDAIHIDVDIQREHKTFTIDDRPGHFPQPKEMFDTLRRQGVKCCTNITPHINSAQDPEYTTLNELLENNYYVEDRRDLAKSDLRPWQDRYHYWDYGRRVVTNPSETRPDYRIPDETDLSVTYNAGKPFRGGVYYGWGNGAPGYYPNLNNHEVREWWGKQFKYLFECGVEFIWQDMTSPCIAPEYGDMKSFPFRLLLDSDTRLDESYEEVAVKRKAIEIWALYSYNLYEATFNGLQNLHLSGTLKENNDSLTKTNQELTAGNELAWRKGRRNFIIGRGSYIGSHKFAGLWTGDNASTWDFLSTSVVQVLGLGLSGNAISGQDVGGFEFIEPDHNWANPELLIRWYGAYSLLPWFRNHYTKYRTFLDGPHKGEMRKDGKQFQEPYAYDQHYRDNMHHFHDPREAFLFRAVLPVCRYYVRLRYSLMQLLYDAMFENAVTGMPVARSMIITDDQDATLFFENKWFANDQYLVGNDILVAPPLRAEAFFDRHEVYLPYPDEWFPINLYPDEPLGTALNPAIGGGSRIFCKCNISLEDDHIPRITPMYIREGAIIPKIETRMSTPDWYPNGYPGAESDMKAPEANPITFHVYPGKDNTYTMYIDDGISTDSEPLSKIPNLTDEPKPDADKYCEVLIKQVTMINKEEKCTRVLTIEAIQNGYEKYKQIVGGEYKVVFWHKESAYSNDIVVGGSLGPISVQHLERIRATVVKFATDVVHLKGGITITLIYDN; from the exons ATGACCGACTTCGATGAAATCAAGGACCGGGATCCTTATACCTTTATTCCGGCTGATGAATTCTTCAATCACTTCGACAACGACTTGTTCGATTCATGTATTAGACAGCCCGAGAGAGCTTCATTTGATGAAGCTGACCAGCCAAAAATACAGATCAACGGCGAAGCGAGAAATGTGTTTCGGTATGGCAAAATCTTTCGGCTACACGAACAATTGGAGGGCGAGCCGGATGAAGAATCTCTGCTGTTGATAGAGTTTGTACGACCTCAAGTCTGGAGGATTCGCTTCAACCCTGCTGCCGCAAGTAAATGTAGCTTTAAAGATGAGAACAG CCGTGCTATTGCATGCCCTAGTATGTCTGAGCTTATTACGAAATTGGATGGTTTTGAAGGGCTTGACTGGAGAGTCGAGCTTATATCCACTGTTCCGTCATATTACATCCTGCAATCTGTGAAAGCTGGCGCTGAAAAGCCCGAGGTCCAGCTTTGGATTCAGAAAAGCCCCTTTCAGATCACTGCTATCCGGCCTGTTAAGAATAGCCGCATCGTCGAAAAGTTTTCCATGCCTAGTACCATTGAGGAGGCTATTCGGTCGCAGGTTGACTTGCAGCCAATTCAAGGTGTTGAAAAGGCCGTCATCTGGAAAACCAAGCCTAAGCCGATCAAGTACGTATCTCGTGGTAGTGCGACTATCCTGTCTGTAGAAGCACCTGCAACAGCGCATTACATGGGGTTTGGCGAACAAGGAGGACGGAATTTGTTCAAATCCAATACATACATGAATTATTTCA ATTTTGACAACATGAAGTATCAAAATGTCTACGGCAATGGTCCTTTGGATGAACGAGAGCCGCTCTATCATACAGAGCCTTTCTGGATGGAAGTGGCTAGCCACATTGGATTCCAATCTGTTCTTGCGACAATGATTGACAACTACTCTCATACCTGCCTTGACGTACGAAAAACGCATCAAAGAACGATTCGCATTGCAACAAGATTCAACGAGTTTAATTGCATGATTGTAGCTGCTGACAGAATATCCGAGCTTCTCAACGTATACACATCAATCGTTGGCAAGCCGAGCCTCAAGCCGAGATACGTTCTTGGGTACCACCAAGGATGCTATGGATATGACACGAAAGAGGCGGTTCTGCAATGCGCTCAAAACTACCGAGATGCTCAATTCCCGCTTGATGCAATCCACATAGACGTGGATATTCAGAGGGAACACAAAACGTTTACTATTGACGACAGACCTGGGCATTTCCCCCAGCCTAAAGAAATGTTTGATACACTTAGGCGGCAAGGTGTGAAATGCTGTACAAACATCACGCCTCATATTAATTCTGCTCAAGACCCGGAATATACGACCCTCAACGAACTCTTGGAAAACAATTACTACGTTGAAGATAGGCGAGATCTTGCAAAGTCAGATTTACGTCCATGGCAAGACCGGTATCATTACTGGGACTATGGCAGGCGCGTTGTGACAAATCCATCCGAAACGAGGCCCGACTACAGAATACCGGATGAGACCGATTTGTCCGTGACGTATAACGCTGGAAAGCCGTTCCGTGGCGGAGTCTATTACGGATGGGGAAATGGTGCTCCTGGGTATTACCCAAATCTTAACAACCACGAAGTCAGAGAATGGTGGGGGAAGCAGTTCAAATATCTTTTTGAGTGCGGTGTTGAATTCATCTGGCAAGATATGACGTCTCCTTGTATTGCCCCTGAGTATGGAGACATGAAATC ATTCCCTTTTAGACTTCTTCTCGACAGTGATACCCGGCTTGATGAGTCTTACGAGGAAGTTGCAGTAAAAAGAAAGGCAATTGAGATATGGGCACTCTACAGTTATAACCTATACGAGGCTACCTTTAATGGGTTACAgaatctccatctcagtGGCACACTAAAAGAAAACAATGACTCATTGACAAAAACCAATCAAGAATTAACAGCAGGCAATGAGTTGGCATGGAGAAAAGGCCGACGGAATTTCATCATTGGAAGAGGCAGTTATATCGGAAGCCATAAATTCGCTGGTCTGTGGACCGGAGATAACGCTTCCACTTGGGACTTCCTCTCGACCTCGGTTGTACAGGTCTTGGGCCTTGGACTGTCTGGTAATGCAATTTCAGGACAGGATGTTGGAGGCTTTGAGTTCATCGAGCCAGATCATAACTGGGCAAATCCAGAGCTTCTGATTCGGTGGTATGGCGCGTACTCTTTACTACCCTGGTTTCG CAATCATTATACAAAGTATCGGACCTTTCTTGACGGTCCCCACAAGGGCGAAATGAggaaagatggaaagcaGTTCCAGGAGCCGTATGCCTACGATCAACATTACCGAGACAACATGCACCACTTCCACGATCCAAGAGAggcctttctttttcggGCGGTGCTCCCTGTGTGCAGATACTACGTTCGGCTTCGTTACAGTCTGATGCAGCTGTTGTATGATGCCATGTTTGAAAATGCTGTTACAGGGATGCCGGTTGCCAGGTCGATG ATAATTACCGATGATCAAGACGCAACATTGTTCTTTGAA AATAAGTGGTTTGCAAACGATCAATACCTGGTCGGAAACGATATCCTCGTGGCGCCACCCTTACGCGCTGAAGCGTTTTTCGACCGCCATGAAGTCTATCTACCATATCCCGACGAATGGTTTCCCATAAACCTTTACCCGGATGAGCCTTTGGGCACGGCGTTGAACCCAGCTATTGGCGGCGGAAGCCGTATTTTCTGCAAATGCAACATTAGCCTCGAAGACGACCATATTCCCAGAATTACTCCAATGTACATTCGCGAAG GCGCTATTATCCCCAAGATAGAGACGAGGATGAGCACGCCCGATTGGTATCCGAATGGCTATCCAGGTGCGGAATCGGACATGAAAGCGCCAGAGGCAAACCCGATTACTTTCCATGTTTATCCGGGTAAAGATAAT ACTTATACAATGTACATTGATGACGGCATATCAACGGATAGCGAGCCGTTGTCCAAGATTCCAAACTTGACAGACGAACCCAAGCCTGATGCGGACAAATATTGCGAAGTGCTCATCAAGCAG GTTACCATGATtaataaagaagaaaagtgcACGCGAGTGCTCACAATCGAAGCCATACAAAACGGCTACGAGAAATACAAACAAATCGTCGGCGGCGAATACAAGGTGGTTTTCTGGCATAAGGAGTCGGCGTACAGTAATGATATCGTTGTTGGGGGCTCGCTTGGGCCTATTTCGGTGCAGCATTTGGAGCGCATTCGGGCAACGGTTGTCAAGTTTGCGACGGATGTTGTTCATCTGAAGGGGGGGATTACGATTACGCTTATTTACGATAATTAG
- a CDS encoding uncharacterized protein (EggNog:ENOG41~TransMembrane:7 (o47-70i77-96o108-132i152-171o191-210i245-266o286-306i)), with product MPTTTTHAAATATSNGAFPACTTAVPGKYGQVPLDACNSSYNAIPEFIPAVVVSVLFGTLTLIHIIEAVVYKKGYTWVLIMGGAWETAAFILHVLGAHNQQNVAFATVWQILFLLAPLWINAFVYMTFARIVHFYMPDRKVWIIKASQISKLFVFADFFSFVVQAVGGVMVSPSSSASVQQTGLHVYEGGIGIQELFIVIFLGLMITFHIRFVKLTQGRLLLPEEVNLNEENQGRRNNFDDPNGCFWLLYALYTVLAFITMRIIYRLIEFTKGLDPSVNALPFHEYYFYALDAFPMMAALLILAIFHPGRFIRGPNSSLRDATRAEKKIKKAEKKERAQAKKEQKQMAKEAKQEQKRLDKEAKRGGFSDQA from the exons ATGCCGACTACAACAACTCACGCGGCTGCAACAGCCACTTCAAATGGTGCTTTTCCAGCTTGTACCACTGCAGTCCCCGGCAAATATGGCCAAGTGCCGTTAGATGCCTGCAACTCATCGTACAATGCGATCCCAGAGTTTATTCCTGCAGTGGTAGTGTCCGTCCTCTTTGGCACGCTCACCCTCATTCATATCATCGAAGCAGTGGTATACAAAAAG GGATACACCTGGGTCCTGATCATGGGCGGCGCTTGGGAGACAGCAGCCTTTATTCTACACGTCCTTGGCGCGCATAACCAACAAAATGTCGCCTTTGCAACAGTTTGGCAaattctctttcttctggcaCCGCTCTGGATCAATGCTTTTGTCTACATGACTTTTGCACGCATTGTTCATTTCTATATGCCAGATAGAAAAGTATGGATTATCAAAGCCTCGCAAATCTCGAAactctttgtctttgcagaCTTCTTTTCGTTTGTGGTTCAGGCTGTAGGTGGAGTCATGGTCTCTCCCAGCTCTTCCGCCTCTGTTCAACAGACTGGACTGCATGTCTACGAAGGGGGTATCGGAATTCAGGAGCTCTTCATTGTCATCTTCTTGGGTCTCATGATTACATTCCATATTCGCTTCGTCAAGCTTACGCAAGGACGCCTTTTGCTGCCCGAAGAAGTCAATTTGAATGAAGAAAACCAAGGTCGCCGCAACAATTTCGACGATCCAAATGGCTGTTTCTGGCTACTTTACGCTTTATATACCGTCTTGGCATTTATTACG ATGCGCATCATTTATCGATTAATCGAATTTACAAAAGGCCTCGACCCTTCCGTTAACGCACTCCCTTTCCACGAATATTACTTTTACGCTCTCGACGCATTCCCCATGATGGCTGCTCTCCTCATCTTAGCCATCTTCCACCCGGGTCGCTTCATAAGAGGCCCCAACAGCAGCCTTCGAGACGCAACCcgggcagaaaagaagataaaaaaggccGAAAAGAAAGAGCGCGcacaggccaagaaggagcagaagcagatggcTAAAGAGGCGAAACAGGAGCAAAAGAGGTTGGATAAGGAAGCCAAAAGGGGAGGCTTTTCTGACCAGGCCTAG